The Mixta hanseatica genome includes a region encoding these proteins:
- the ribH gene encoding 6,7-dimethyl-8-ribityllumazine synthase — MKIIEAAVATPEAKVAIIIARFNNFINDSLLDGAIDALKRIGQVKDENITVIWVPGAYELPMTARAVANAGKHDAVIALGTVIRGGTAHFEYVAGEASSGLASVAMNSEIPVAFGVLTTENIEQAIERAGTKAGNKGAEAALTALEMINVLKAIKA; from the coding sequence ATGAAAATTATCGAAGCTGCTGTTGCTACGCCGGAAGCGAAAGTCGCGATTATCATTGCGCGTTTCAACAACTTCATCAACGACAGCCTGCTGGATGGTGCGATCGATGCGTTAAAGCGCATTGGTCAGGTGAAAGATGAAAACATCACCGTTATCTGGGTGCCGGGCGCCTATGAATTGCCTATGACGGCTCGCGCCGTTGCCAATGCCGGAAAACACGATGCGGTTATCGCTCTGGGCACCGTAATCCGTGGCGGCACCGCGCACTTCGAATATGTTGCCGGCGAGGCCAGTTCAGGTCTTGCCAGCGTCGCTATGAATAGCGAAATCCCGGTCGCCTTTGGCGTCCTGACCACTGAAAATATCGAGCAGGCTATTGAACGCGCTGGTACCAAAGCGGGCAATAAAGGTGCGGAAGCTGCACTGACCGCGCTCGAAATGATTAACGTATTGAAAGCCATTAAAGCCTGA